Sequence from the Nitrosospira multiformis genome:
TGCCCTTTGCGCCGACCGGCGCTATCTTGGAAATAAGCGAGGGCAAGGTTGCCTCCAACAGATTGAACGCGGCAAAGAAAACCAGCAGCGCTGCTGCCGTCCCCCATAGGGATTCGAACGTATACGCCAGCAATACCTGGCTTGCCAGCAATACAGCCACTGCAATGACAAAAACCGGTTTGAGTTTTGCTTTCTTTTCCGCATAGATGATCGCGGGAACAATCAGAACCATGGAAAAGAGCAATACCGGAAGATATACCTGCCAGTGGGAATCTACCGCCAGACCCGACTTGCGCAATGACAACGGCACCACCAGCCACAGCGCCATCAGCACTGCATGTAACGCAAACACACCGAAATCCAGGCGTAGCAATTCGGGATTATGCAACACGTTACCAAAGCGTCCTGATGATGCCTCGGTATCGGAATGGAAACGGCTGATCAATGGATTGGGAATGATCTTGTAAACCACTGCCATTGCCAACAGTGCCAGCACTCCGGTCATGGCGAAAATTCCAGGGACGCCAATCAAGCGATTGAGCGCCGGCGCGACAATCAGTGAGAGCGCAAAGGTGGCACCGATGGTCATGCCAATCGTGGCCATCGCTTTGGTGCGATGCTCCTCGCGGGTGAGATCGGCGGCAAGCGCCATTACCGCGGCGGAAATCGCCCCCGCGCCTTGAATGACGCGGCCAAAGATTACCCAATAAATATCCGTGGCGGATGCGGCCACGAAACTGCCCGCGGCGAACAGAATCAAGCCTATGTAGATAACAGGCTTGCGCCCTATCCGGTCGGACAACCAGCCGAAAGGTATTTGCAGTATCGCCTGGGTCAGCCCATAGGCGCCAAGGGCAATGCCGACCAGCGTATAGTTGCTCCCGCCGGGTAAATGCTCGGCGTAAAACGCGAACACAGGCAGGATGATAAACATGCCAAACATGCGCAACCCATAAATACCGGCCAGACCGGCGGTAGCGCGCAACTCAATCGGAGACATTTTCTCGGGGGGTGATGAGACGGACATGAATCAGATTGGGAAAATGCGGAGAAGTTGAGTATATTAACAGGTTTGACCGGCACTCAGATAGCCCAAGGTTGTCATGAGTGACCAATGGAAGCGTCGATGGAACTCATAAAAATTCGCGGTGCGCGCACGCACAACCTCAAAAACATCAATCTTGATCTGCCGCGAAACAAGCTGATCGTCATCACCGGTTTGTCCGGTTCCGGCAAATCCTCGCTCGCGTTTGACACGCTTTATGCGGAAGGTCAGCGGCGCTATGTGGAATCGCTCTCGGCGTATGCGCGGCAATTTCTGCAATTGATGGAAAAGCCCGATGTCGATCTGATCGAAGGCCTTTCTCCCGCTATCGCCATAGAGCAGAAAGCAACATCGCATAATCCGCGTTCAACCGTGGGCACCGTCACGGAAATACACGATTACATGCGCCTGCTATTCGCGCGCGTGGGCGATCCGCAGTGCCCCGACCACGGCATCACGCTGATCGCGCAAAGCGTTTCGCAAATGGTCGATCATGTATTGAAGCTGCCGCCCGATACCCGGCTGATGATACTGGCGCCGCTGGTGGTGGGGCGCAAGGGCGAGCAGCTGGATTTGATCGATGAGCTGCGTGCACAGGGTTTCGTGCGGCTGCGGATAGACGGCAACATACATGAAATCGATGTGCTGCCAAAATTGCAAAAGAATAAAAAACACACGATTGAAGTGGTGGTAGATAGGCTCAAGGTCACTCCCGATGCCAAGCAGCGGTTGGCTGAGTCATTTGAAACCGCGCTGCGCCACGCTGACGGACGCGCTTTGGCGGTGGAAATGGATTCCGGCCACGAGCATCTTTTTTCCGCCAAGTTCAGTTGCCCGGTATGCAGCTATTCGCTGCCCGAACTCGAGCCGCGCTTGTTTTCCTTCAATAACCCGATGGGCGCCTGTCCCAAGTGTGACGGCCTGGGGAAAATTACATTCTTCGATCCCAAGCGTATCGTTGCTTTTCCTCATTTGTCGCTGGCTTCCGGCACAATCAAGGGCTGGGATCGACGCAACCAGTTTTATTACCAGTTGCTGGCGAGCCTGGCCAAGCACTATGATTTTGACTTGGAGATGCCTTTCGAACAACTGCCTGAAAACATTCAGGACATCATCCTCAAAGGATCAGGCAGGGAGAAAATAGCATTTTCGTACCTGAATGAAAGCGGCGCCCGAACCCAGCGGACACATACCTTCGAAGGCATTATTCCCAACCTGGAGCGGCGCTATAAGGAGACCGAATCGCAGGCCGTGCGCGAGGAGCTGGCAAAATACCTGAATTCGCAGACCTGTCCCGAATGCGCCGGCACCCGCCTGCGGCGCGAGGCCCGCCATGTGCGGGTGGGGGGCGGGCCATTTTCGAAATCAATGCGCTGCCCCTGAAACAGGCCATGGTTTTTTTCGATCAAGTGGAGCTGACCGGGCAAAAGTATGCCATTGCGGAAAGAATTGTCAGGGAAATTTCCAGCCGCATGTTATTCCTCAACAACGTGGGCCTCGATTACTTGTCGCTGGATCGCTCCGCCGATACCTTGTCCGGTGGGGAATCCCAGCGTATTCGACTTGCCAGCCAGATCGGCTCCGGGCTGACCGGCGTAATGTATGTGCTGGATGAGCCTTCCATTGGTCTGCACCAGCGCGACAATAACCGACTGCTGGAGACACTCAAGAATCTGCGCGATCTTGGCAATAGCGTAATTGTGGTGGAACACGACCAGGACGCCATACTCTCCGCCGATCATGTAATAGACATGGGTCCGGGTGCAGGCGAGCATGGGGGAGAAATTATTGCGCAAGGCACACCGGAAGCCATTCGGAAAAGTACCAGTTCCCTGACTGGCAGGTATCTTTCGGGGCAACTGGTCATCGCGCTGCCGGAAAAGCGCACCCAGCCAAACAGTGATCGCTGGCTTCGGATTGAAGGCGCATCCGGCAACAATCTAAAAAACGTCGATCTCAACTTGCCGGTGGGATTATTCGTTTGTATCACCGGGGTGTCCGGCTCGGGCAAATCTACTCTCATCAATGAAACGCTCTACCTTGCGACGGCACGCTACCTCTACGGCAGCAGCACGGAGCCCGCTCCGCATCAAAGCCTGGATGGCCTGGCGTTCTTCGACAAAGTCATCAACATGGACCAGAGCCCCATCGGGCGCACGCCGCGCTCCAATCCAGCCACTTACACCGGCCTGTTCACGCCTATCCGCGAACTGTTCGCGGGCGTACCCCAGGCGCGCGAACGCGGCTACGGTCCCGGACGATTTTCGTTCAACGTCAAGGGTGGGCGCTGCGAAGCCTGTCAGGGCGACGGCATGATCAAGGTTGAAATGCACTTCCTGCCCGATATATACGTGTCATGCGACGTCTGCCACGGCAAGCGTTATAACCGCGAAACCCTGGAGATTCAATACAAGGGAAAAAACATCAACGAAATTCTGCAACTGACGGTGGAACAGGCATACGAATTTTTCAGCGCTGTACCGGTGGTAGCCCGGAAGCTCCAAACGCTGCTGGATGTGGGTCTGGGCTACATCACCCTGGGTCAATCCGCCACTACGCTTTCCGGCGGAGAGGCGCAGCGGGTGAAACTTTCGCTGGAACTTTCCAAACGCGATACCGGCCGCACGCTCTACATCCTGGACGAACCCACCACCGGTCTTCATTTCCAGGACATCGACATGCTGCTGAAAGTGTTGCACCGGCTACGCGACCACGGCAACACCGTGGTGGTAATCGAACACAATTTGGATGTGATCAAGACCGCTGACTGGATTATCGACCTCGGCCCCGAGGGAGGCGAAGGCGGCGGGCAAATTATTGCTGAAGGCACACCGGAGGAGATTGCGGCGAGCGAGAACAGCTTTACCGGTCATTATTTGAAAAGCGTACTCGATTCCTGATCGGGTTCGCAAGCGGCAAAATGAATCACCGAAAGCTTCTGCTCAACAGCTTCAATGCCGCGATCGCTGCAGCCGATCCCCTGCGTATCGTACCGCGGCACTTGCCCATGCCACTCAAGTTGCCCAAAGGACGTACTTTGGTGATCGGTGCGGGAAAGGCCGCCGTGGCAATGGCGCTGGCGGTGGAAAATCATTGGCAAAAAGACGCGGCAATGAATGGCATTGTCCTTACCCGTTATGGCCACGGCATGCCGCTTGAAAGAATCAAAGTGATCGAAGCCGGGCATCCCCTCCCTGACGCACACGGTGAACAGGCTGCCCGAGATATTCTGGGGGAAGTGAAAAAACTCGGTGCGGATGATTTTCTGCTGTGCCTGGTGAGCGGCGGCGGTTCAAGTCTATTATCGTTGCCGGTGGCAGGTGTATCGCTGAATGATCTCAGAAACGTCACCCAGGAATTGCTGCGCTGCGGCGCGGCGATTCAGGAAATCAATACCGTGCGCAAACATCTCTCCGCTATTCAAGGGGGAAGACTTGCCGCTTCATGCCGTGCACCGGTATGGGCGTTGATAATATCGGACGTGACCGGGGATGATCCAACTCATGTTGCTTCCGGCCCGTGTGCGCCTGACCCGTCAACCTATTCGGACGCACTGGAGATACTCGAACGCTACCGGATCAATGCATCCGCCGCAGTGCTGGAAATATTGCTGGCGGGCGCCGACGGCAAGCGCGACGAGACACCCAAACCGGGTGACGCCGTTTTCAGGAATGTGGAAAACCACGTGATCGCCACGGCCCATGATTCGCTGCTGGCGGCGGCCAAATACTTTCATGAACAGGGTATACCCGCCACAATACTGGGTGACGCCATAACCGGCGAGTCACGCGATGTGGCTAAGGTCTTCGCCGCGCTGGTGCGGGAAATCCGTCAATATGGCCAGCCATGGAAACCACCGGTGGCGCTGATCTCGGGAGGAGAAACAACAGTCGCGTTATGCGGAAATGGCCATGGTGAATGGAGCGGCGTCAGTGGAATGAATCCCGGCGGGCGAGGTGGCCGGAACACGGAATTCCTGCTGTCGCTTGCCATTGAACTCACCGGCGTGGCGGGCATCCACGCCCTCGCCTGCGATACCGACGGTATAGATGGTTCGGAAAGCAACGCCGGCGCGATCATGGCTTCGGATTCAATACACCGTGCGAAGCAAATGGGCATCAGCGCCCAAGCCCTGCTTGCCAGCCATAACGCGTATACTTTCTTTGAGCAGCTGGACGATCTGGTACTCACCGGCCCAACCCGTACCAATGTCAATGATTACCGGGTAATTCTGGTTTTGTAGAACTAATATTGCAAAAATGGGCCATAAGACTGCACAGAAGGCATGAAATCGTTTGCTGACCCGGCGATATGTCACGAAACCGCAATGTTGCTTACATATCATCGCAATATCGAAGAAAATTACCGATAAAGGAAAACATATGGCAGCAACCATACTGGTGGTGGAAGATGAACCCGCGATTCAGGAGCTGATCACGTATAGCCTGAGGCAAGCCCGGCATGTCGTTTTTGGTGCAAGAAGCGCGGAGCAGGCCATGGAGATAGTGAATGACGCGTTACCCGACCTGGTGCTGCTTGACTGGATGCTGCCGGGGATGAGCGGTGTCGAATTTGCGCGTATGTTGCGGCGCGTAACGCGCACCAAGACCATTCCCATCATCATGCTTACCGCTCGTGCCGAGGAAAGCGACAAGGTGGCGGGACTGGAAATTGGCGCCGACGATTACATCACCAAGCCTTTTTCGCCGCGTGAATTGCTCGCACGGATTAAAGCGGTGCTGCGACGGCGTTCACCGGAAGCGGCTGACGATATCGTGGATATCGGTGGACTGCGCCTTGACTCCGCAACGCATCGCGTAACCGCGAGTGATAAGGAAGTAGTGCTGGGGCCTACCGAGTTTCGTTTGTTGCATTTCCTTATGACGCACTCCGAGCGAGTGCATACACGTTCGCAACTGCTCGATCAGGTATGGGGAGACCATGTATTTGTGGAGGACCGTACCGTGGACGTGCATATTCGCAGATTGCGTAAAGCACTGGAAAATGTCAGCAAGGATGGCCTGGTGCAGACCGTGAGAGGCTCGGGCTATCGCCTGTCCGCTGGACCGGCGGCAAGCATTGGGATAGTATGAACATAATGAGTCAATTTCACGCTTCGAAATAGCTTACGTGTCCGATTCCTGGGAGCGCCTTACCCCTCTCCTGATAATTGTTGTGGCCGGCATACTCTGGGTCACACTCGGCGCGCTCACCGCATTAGTCTTTTGCAGCATTGCCCTGCTGTCGTTAGTCGTCCATCACTGGCGCCATCTGATAATGCTGGAGAGATGGCTTCAAGCCGAAGAACTCGCATCTGTTGCATTGCCCGATAGCTCCGGGAAATGGGGAGATGTATTTGCGCGTCTGGCGCGCATCATGCGTGAACAGCGCAAAAATCATCAGCAACTCGGTTTCGCGCTGGAGCGCCTACGGCGCGCCACTTCCGCCATGCCGGAAGGCGTGGTCATTCTGGATGACGTTGACCGTATCGAATGGTGCAATCCGGTAGCCGAAAAGCATTTGGGCATAGACACCAGCCGCGATGCCGGTCAGCATGTTACCCATTTAGTGCGCCAGACCCAGTTCACCGAGTACCTGAACGCTCACAACTACAGCGAGCCGTTGATAATCAAGCAGGCGCGGAACCCGGGCCTGACCCTTTCGCTACAATTTGTGCCTTATGGCGATAAGCAAAAATTACTCGTCAGCCGTGATGTCACCCGTCTTGAAAGAGTCCATACCATGCGGCGGGATTTTGTCGCCAATGTCTCGCATGAATTACGTACGCCGTTGACAGTCATTGGTGGATTCCTTGAAACACTCGCGGAAGAAGGTGCTTCTGACCCCGAAACAAATAAATGGGCGCTCACGCTGATGACCGATCAGACCCGGCGCATGCAGCGTCTGGTAGAAGACCTGTTGACGCTGTCGCGGCTGGAAGACTCGGAAAACCTGGTACGGGAGGACAACATCAACATCCCCGCCATGTTGCGTGAGCTCTGTCAGGAAGCGGAGTCCTTGAGTGCGGGGCATCACCGTATCGGCCTCAATCTCGATACCAAGACGAAGTTGATGGGTAGTATGGATGACTTGCGCAGTGCCTTCAGTAATCTCGTCAGCAATGCCATACGCTACACCGCTGAAGGCGGGGATATCACACTGAACTGGGAGATTCGTGACGGACAAGGTGTATTCTCCGTGCAGGACAGCGGCATTGGCATCGAGCCCGAGCATATCCCGCGCTTGACGGAACGCTTTTATCGGGTGGATCGTGGGCGCTCGCGTGAAACCGGCGGTACCGGCCTGGGACTTGCCATCGTCAAGCACGTACTGACCTGCCACCAGGCGAAACTGGAAATTGTCAGCGAACCGGGTAAAGGCAGTTGTTTCAGTGCATGGTTCCCCCCGGCACGGCTGATAGCGCACAAAGCGAGTAAATCGCCACCCTGATAAATCCGGCGGGAAAATGCCGTGAATCTCGCCATTCAGGGCGTGACCCGGAATTTGATCCGGCACTGGCGTGCTTGGAACACCGCTGGATACCGGCATCATGAAGCTCATACTGTTTGCTCGCCGGGCCGATCAGGGGTTGTATAATGTCAAGCTGATAGCACAATGATAGTGTTTGGACGAGCCGGCTTCTCTCTTTGCACCCTCCAGCATAATATGAATCGCTTATACGATTCATCCCGGAGTATTCCTTATCTCATGCCCAAGCCACCCATGGATCTTACCGAAACGCCGATCAATAGCCGGAAGGTGTTTGATGGCGAACTTTTGCACGTGTATCAGGACCAGGCTCGCCTGCCTGACGGCAAAGTGAAAGTACGCGAATACATCACCCATCCCGGCGCGGTCGTCATCATTCCACTGCTCGATAATGGTGAGCTGGTGCTGGAGCGTCAGCATCGCTATCCGTTGCATCGGGATTTCTACGAACTGCCTGCTGGAAAAATTGATCCCGGCGAAGATCCACTGTTATGCGCGCAGCGGGAGTTACTGGAAGAAACGGGCTATACGGCGGCAAGCTGGCGATATCTCGCCACTTTGCATCCCTGTATCGGTTATTCCGATGAGCGGTTAATATATTATTTTGCCCAAGAGCTCAGTTTCCAAGGCGCAAACCTTGATGAAGGCGAACATCTGGAGATATTTACCCTCACGCTGGCTACGGCATTGGAATGGGTAAAAACAGGCAAGATTACGGATAACAAAAGCGTTTCCGGCTTGTTCTGGGCGGAGAAGGTCTTACGCGAAGAATGGTAGCAGGCTCCCTGATGCAATCATAGCGGGAGAAGCCGCCACAACAGGATTATGGCATCCTGATTACGAGCGCTTCCGAGTTGGTTCCAGGGAAGCGAGGGTCGGCCATAACAATGTGCTCAATTACCGTCCCCAATGACAGAAGGCTTAGCCTGAACCTGGCCACATCCCCGCAAAAGGTGAGACGGCATCCCGGCTGAGCAATACGCATAATCTCTTTCTTACCTTTCTCCAAAGAACCATCCTTTGAAATAGGAGCATCTCTCAAACAGATGTCGCTTGCACATTGATCAGGAAGACTCGATGTTAGCGGCCGTACAGGCCCTGGAAAAAAGTTGGGTAGAAAATCCTCAAATCCAAGGTATTTCGTCTCGCCCTCGCCACCGAGGTTGATCTTCCTGCCGCCACCCTTTGGGTTGACTGGCGTTCCAAAGTGATTCACCTGGAAAGACACCGTGCCGTTCGGCCCTTGTCGAAATCCGCCGATGGGACACTTGCTGTGATCATGAGGGGCACCAGCAAGTGTTGTTGAAACGAATCTATCTTGTGCAGGACTCTCATTTTCAAGGATATCCATTTCCGTATCCAGACTCTTGATTGTCCTCTTGCCCACGATATCGTCTGCACTCGTTTGCCAAGGCTGAAGGATTCGCCGGGACGGGTGATTTTTGTATGCTTTGACCGCGGCTGCGGTCTTTGGACCATATGAGCCATCGATGTCCAAATTGAAGTTTTCTCTACCCGGACCTCTGCTTAACTGGTTTAATGCGGTTTGAATTTTCTTGACATGCTCACCGTGGGCACCAGGTGTGATATGGGCAGCGTCACTCACCAAGCATGCTTCGAGCTTGGGATCCGCTGTTGGGGTTGTAAACAACTGGGATATCAGCAGGCCCATATCATCCTTTGTCTTCTCAATTTCTATTCTGGCAGTATAGGAATATTAACGCCATATATCCACCAGATAGGATTTACTCCGCAAAGAACTCGCGTACCTTGTCCATCCAGGATTTCGCACGGGGACTGTGACGGGAGTCATCTTGCTGATTGAGCGATTCCAGTTCCTGCAATAGTTCTTTTTGACGGGCGGTGAGCTTGACAGGGGTTTCCACCACAACGTGACATAGCAAATCCCCCAATGCATTGCTGCGTACACCCTTGATCCCCTTGCCGCGCAGACGGAAAATTTTTCCGCTCTGTGTTTCCGCCGGCACCTTGATTTTGGCATGGCCATCGAGTGTCGGAATCTCGATTTCTCCACCCAGGGCAGCGGTGGTAAAACTTATCGGCATTTCGCAGTGCAAGTCGTTATGGTCGCGCTGAAAAACGGAATGCTGCGATAAATGAATCACCACATACAAATCTCCGGACGGACCATTGTTGACCCCCGCTTCGCCTTCCCCGGATAGACGAATGCGGTCGCCTTCATCCACCCCGGCCGGGATTTTTACCGACAGCGTTTTGTGTTGTTTGACGCGTCCCGCGCCATTGCATGTCACGCAAGGACTCGAAATAAATTTGCCGCTGCCATGGCATTTGGGACATGTTTGCTGGATTGAGAAGAATCCCTGCTGCATTCTTACCTGACCATGCCCATTACAAGTCGGGCACGTGGTGGGAGAAGTGCCAGGCTTGGCACCGTTGCCATGGCAGCTTCCGCACATTTCCATGGTGGGAATACGGATTTTGGTTTCCGTTCCGCGCGCTGCCTGTTCAAGCGAGATTTCCAGGTTGTAGCGCAAATCGGCACCGCGATAGACGTTGGCGTGCCCGCCGCGTCCACCGAAGATATCGCCGAAGATATCGCCGAATGCGTCAGCAAATCCTTGAGCCCCGCCGCCACCCATATTGGGATCCACACCTGCATGACCATGCTGGTCATATGCCGCGCGCTTATGGGGATCGGAAAGTATTTCGTAAGCCTCTTTGGCTTCCTTGAAGTGTTCCTCCGACTTTGGACTATCCGGATTACGGTCTGGATGGTACTTCATCGCCAGCTTGCGATAAGCTTTCTTTATTTCATCTTCGCTGGAGTCACGGTTGAGGCCCAGCACTTCATAGTAGTCGCGTTTGCTCATATGGATTTTCTTAAAAATGGAAGCGCAGGAGATTCATTTCTACTGCTTTCTTCCGATAAAATGCCAAGCGCAGGGAGCGCAGAAGAATGATAGCTCATCTCTCCGCGACCCCTGCGCCTGGATGTATCAGTATCTCTTTACTTCTTGTTTTTTACTTCCTCGAACTCGGCATCCACCACTTCGCCTTCTACGGGCTTCTCGCCACCGCCCCCACCCCCATGGGGCGCTGATTCCGCTCCAGGCTGGGCTTGCTGAGCCTGTTCTTGCGAATACATTTTCTCCGCAAGTTTATGCGAGACCTCGGCCAATGCCTGGGTCTTGGCTTCAATGGTATCCTTGCTGTCGGATTTCAACGCTTCTTCCGCATCTTTCAGCGCATCTTCTATTCTGGATTTTTCCTCGCCGTCCAGTTTGTCGCCATGTTCCTTCAATGTCTTTTTCACTGAGTGGATCATCGCGTCACACTGGTTGCGAGCGGTAACGAGTTCGAGCGCCTTGTGATCATCCGCGGCGTGCGCCTCGGCATCCTTGACCATGCGCTGTACCTCGTCATCCGACAGACCGGAACTTGCCTGGATCTTGATTTTGTTTTCCTTTCCGGTGGCCTTGTCTTTGGCCGATACGTGGAGTATGCCATTCGAGTCAATATCGAATGTCACCTCGATTTGCGGCATACCGCGCGGTGCGGGAGGAATATCACTCAGATTGAATTGTCCCAGACTCTTATTGCCGGATGCGAGTTCCCGCTCACCCTGCAACACATGGATGGTTACCGCGGTCTGATTTTCCTCGGCGGTTGAAAATACCTGCTGGGCCTTGGTTGGAATAGTGGTATTTTTCTGAATCAGTTTGGTCATTACGCCGCCGAGCGTTTCAATACCCAACGACAGTGGCGTCACATCCAGCAGCAGCACATCCTTCACTTCGCCCTGCAGTACGCCACCCTGAATGGCCGCACCTACGGCAACCGCTTCATCCGGATTCACATCCTTGCGCGGTTCCTTGCCGAAAATTTCTCTGACTTTATCCTGCACCTTGGGCATGCGGGTTTGCCCACCCACCAGAATGATGTCCTCAATGTCGGAAACCTTCACGCCAGCATCCTTGATAGCAATGCGGCAAGGCTCCACGGTACGCTCGATCAGTTCTTCCACCAGGCTTTCCAACTTGGCCCGGGTGATTCTCACCGCCAGATGTTTGGGGCCGGAAGCGTCCGCCGTGATGTAGGGCAGGTTGACCTCGGTTTGCTGGCTGGATGAGAGTTCGATCTTGGCTTTTTCCGCCGAATCTTTTAAGCGTTGCAGAGCAAGCATATCTTTTTTCAAATCTATGCCGCTTTCCTTCTTGAATTCATCCACAAGATATTCGATGATGCGCGAGTCGAAGTCCTCTCCGCCAAGAAAGGTGTCACCATTGGTGGCCAGCACCTCGAACTGGTGCTCGCCCTCCACTTCCGCGATCTCGATAATGGAAATATCGAACGTGCCGCCGCCCAGATCATATACCGCCACTTTACGGTCGCCTTCTTTTTTATCCATCCCGAAAGCCAGGGCTGCCGCGGTTGGCTCATTGATGATGCGCTTGACTTCGAGCCCGGCGATGCGCCCGGCGTCCTTGGTCGCCTGACGCTGTGAATCGTTAAAATAGGCGGGAACCGTGATGACGGCTTCGTTTACCGTCTCACCCAGATAATCCTCAGCGGTTTTTTTCATTTTCTTCAGCACTTGCGCGGAAATTTCCGGCGGTGCAACCTTCTTGCCACGCACTTCCACCCAGGCATCATTATTGTCGGCCTTGATGATGCTGTAGGGCACCATCTTGATGTCTCGTTGCACCATGTCCTCGTTAAAGCGACGCCCAATCAGCCGTTTAACCGCAAACAACGTGTTTTTCGGATTGGTGACCGCCTGGCGTTTGGCGGAAGCGCCCACCAGAATCTCACCGTCTTCCGTATAGGCGACGATTGAAGGCGTAGTACGCGCACCTTCCGAGTTCTCTATTACCTTGGGCTTGCCATTCTCCATGACAGACACACATGAGTTGGTGGTGCCGAGATCTATGCCGATAATTTTTGCCATGATTTGATCCTTGTAGTAGTAGTTTGTGCCGAATAATCGTTAATGCGTGAAATGGGGATTCAGGCCGGAATTTCAAGTCCAGAAATCTATTTGGCCTTCGAAACCGATACCAGCGCAGGCCGGATTACACGGTCATTCAAAACGTAGCCTTTTTGCATTACTTGCACGACGGTATTGGGAGCAAG
This genomic interval carries:
- the dnaK gene encoding molecular chaperone DnaK, which produces MAKIIGIDLGTTNSCVSVMENGKPKVIENSEGARTTPSIVAYTEDGEILVGASAKRQAVTNPKNTLFAVKRLIGRRFNEDMVQRDIKMVPYSIIKADNNDAWVEVRGKKVAPPEISAQVLKKMKKTAEDYLGETVNEAVITVPAYFNDSQRQATKDAGRIAGLEVKRIINEPTAAALAFGMDKKEGDRKVAVYDLGGGTFDISIIEIAEVEGEHQFEVLATNGDTFLGGEDFDSRIIEYLVDEFKKESGIDLKKDMLALQRLKDSAEKAKIELSSSQQTEVNLPYITADASGPKHLAVRITRAKLESLVEELIERTVEPCRIAIKDAGVKVSDIEDIILVGGQTRMPKVQDKVREIFGKEPRKDVNPDEAVAVGAAIQGGVLQGEVKDVLLLDVTPLSLGIETLGGVMTKLIQKNTTIPTKAQQVFSTAEENQTAVTIHVLQGERELASGNKSLGQFNLSDIPPAPRGMPQIEVTFDIDSNGILHVSAKDKATGKENKIKIQASSGLSDDEVQRMVKDAEAHAADDHKALELVTARNQCDAMIHSVKKTLKEHGDKLDGEEKSRIEDALKDAEEALKSDSKDTIEAKTQALAEVSHKLAEKMYSQEQAQQAQPGAESAPHGGGGGGEKPVEGEVVDAEFEEVKNKK